A window of the Scandinavium goeteborgense genome harbors these coding sequences:
- a CDS encoding ABC transporter ATP-binding protein: protein MTSSILAANNAPHLLDVRDLNVTFVNGRQQTHVVRGVSFQLGREKLAIVGESGSGKSTVGRALLQLHPKKAHITADLMQFGDIDLLRATDAQMRNVRGKRISMIMQDPKYSLNPVMCVGDQIAEAWLTHHRVGHKEAKQKVLEMLDVVRIRQPERIYHLYPHEVSGGQGQRIMIAMMLITDPEMVIADEPTSALDVSVRLQVLALLDDLVQSRGLGLIFISHDINLVRSFCDRVLVMYAGRVVESIAAKDLDNAKHPYTRGLISALPDMDQPRAHLPVLQRQPSWLTE from the coding sequence CTCGATGTACGCGACCTGAACGTCACGTTTGTAAACGGTCGCCAGCAAACCCATGTGGTGCGCGGCGTTTCCTTCCAGCTCGGACGTGAAAAGCTGGCGATAGTGGGCGAATCGGGTTCCGGTAAATCCACCGTCGGGCGCGCGCTGTTGCAGCTTCACCCGAAAAAGGCACACATCACCGCCGACCTGATGCAGTTTGGCGACATAGATTTGCTCCGCGCCACGGACGCTCAAATGCGAAATGTGCGCGGCAAGCGTATTTCAATGATCATGCAGGACCCGAAATATTCGCTGAACCCGGTGATGTGTGTGGGCGACCAAATTGCTGAAGCCTGGCTGACGCATCATCGTGTCGGCCATAAAGAGGCCAAACAGAAAGTGCTGGAGATGCTCGACGTGGTGCGCATTCGCCAGCCGGAGCGCATCTATCACCTCTATCCGCACGAAGTGTCCGGCGGCCAGGGCCAGCGCATTATGATTGCCATGATGCTGATTACCGATCCGGAAATGGTCATTGCCGATGAACCGACTTCCGCACTTGATGTTTCAGTGCGTTTGCAGGTGCTGGCGCTGCTGGATGACTTGGTGCAGTCGCGCGGTCTGGGGCTCATTTTTATCAGCCACGACATCAACCTGGTGCGCAGTTTCTGCGACCGTGTGCTGGTGATGTACGCCGGGCGCGTGGTGGAATCCATTGCCGCTAAAGATCTTGATAACGCGAAGCACCCCTATACCCGGGGGTTGATTAGCGCCTTGCCGGATATGGACCAACCCCGCGCGCATCTGCCGGTGCTGCAACGCCAGCCCAGTTGGCTAACCGAATAA
- a CDS encoding ABC transporter ATP-binding protein — translation MISVSQLNLTFGEGTKTNQVLFDVNVNVGQGEIFGLVGESGSGKTTVLKCLAGLFTHWQGTLSIDGTELERKISRERCRMVQMVFQDPYGSLHPRHTIGDILEEPLQIQGYTDRDRRINMMLDKVGLNRAFRSRYPHQLSGGQRQRVAIARALVLEPQVLLLDEPTSALDVSVQAEILNLLADLQQESNLTYLMVTHDLGVIAHLCHRVGVMQHGRILESLSTDDLISGAAQVPYTQMLVNASRQYSREMAQQVAKF, via the coding sequence ATGATTTCAGTCAGCCAGCTCAATTTAACCTTTGGCGAAGGGACGAAAACCAACCAGGTGCTGTTTGATGTGAACGTTAACGTCGGCCAAGGCGAGATTTTCGGTCTGGTGGGGGAGTCCGGTTCCGGGAAAACCACGGTGCTGAAATGCCTCGCCGGGTTGTTCACGCACTGGCAGGGAACGTTGTCGATCGACGGCACCGAGCTTGAGCGCAAAATCAGCCGCGAGCGTTGCCGGATGGTGCAAATGGTGTTTCAGGATCCGTATGGTTCTTTGCATCCGCGCCATACCATCGGCGATATTCTGGAAGAACCGCTGCAAATTCAGGGCTACACCGACCGCGATCGGCGCATCAATATGATGCTCGATAAAGTCGGGTTAAACCGTGCATTTCGCAGTCGATATCCGCACCAGCTTTCCGGCGGGCAGCGCCAGCGCGTGGCCATTGCGCGCGCGTTAGTGCTCGAGCCGCAGGTGCTGCTGCTCGATGAACCAACTTCCGCGCTGGATGTTTCGGTGCAGGCGGAAATTCTCAACCTGCTGGCAGATTTGCAGCAGGAATCGAATCTCACCTACTTAATGGTGACGCATGATTTGGGGGTGATCGCGCACCTCTGCCACCGCGTTGGCGTGATGCAACACGGGCGTATTCTGGAATCGCTCAGCACCGATGATTTAATCAGCGGTGCCGCGCAGGTTCCCTATACACAAATGTTGGTCAACGCCAGCCGTCAGTACAGCCGTGAAATGGCACAGCAAGTGGCCAAGTTCTGA